One Molothrus ater isolate BHLD 08-10-18 breed brown headed cowbird chromosome 14, BPBGC_Mater_1.1, whole genome shotgun sequence DNA segment encodes these proteins:
- the LOC118698870 gene encoding LOW QUALITY PROTEIN: G-protein coupled receptor 83-like (The sequence of the model RefSeq protein was modified relative to this genomic sequence to represent the inferred CDS: inserted 1 base in 1 codon) has translation MLHSLLQPSRSQGTGFLEEFDHYSSLAKLMSIYHTTNRSIFNWTESRIVEWEKFAELAKYEPESQKPTVKALLIVAYSVIIIMSLFGNMLVCHVVLKNKKMHSATSLFIVNLAVSDIMITLLNTPFTLVRFVNSTWIFGKAMCHISRFVQYCSLHVSTLTLTAIALDRHQVILNPLKQRMSLTKGALSISVIWLMATCFSLPHAVYQKLFQYNYREATVRXLCLPDFPEPAELVWKYLDLSTFLLLYLLPLLIITVTYMRLAKKLWLRNAIGDVTMQQYVTHLRNKKKSIKMLMLVVVVFAVCWFPLNCYVVLISSLGIRTKNSLYFALHWFAMSSTCYNPFIYCWLNESFRAGLRSLLCVCQRVPQPRERALPPRAMSCREAWLEQARCRKGLAPQASCSTRNLPMANTDL, from the exons ATGCTTCACTCACTGCTCCAGCCATCCAGGTCACAGGGGACAGGGTTTCTTGAGGAGTTTGACCATTACTCTTCCCTGGCCAAACTCATGTCCATCTACCACACAACGAACAGGAGCATCTTCAACTGGACAGAGAGCCGCATTGTTGAGTGGGAGAAATTTGCTGAGCTGGCTAAATATGAGCCAGAGTCCCAGAAGCCAACAGTGAAAGCGCTGCTAATCGTGGCCTACTCGGTCATTATCATCATGTCTCTCTTTGGGAACATGCTGGTGTGCCACGTGGtgctgaagaacaagaagatGCACTCAGCCACCAGCCTCTTCATCGTCAACCTGGCAGTGTCAGACATCATGATCACGCTGCTCAACACACCTTTCACCTTG GTCCGCTTTGTGAACAGCACGTGGATTTTTGGGAAGGCCATGTGCCACATCAGCCGCTTTGTGCAGTACTGCTCCCTCCACGTGTCCACACTGACCCTGACAGCCATCGCCCTCGACAGGCACCAG GTCATCCTGAACCCACTGAAGCAGAGGATGTCCCTGACAAAGGGAGCTCTGAGCATCTCTGTCATCTGGCTGATGGCAACCTGTTTCTCCCTGCCCCATGCTGTCTATCAAAAGCTTTTCCAGTATAACTACAG GGAAGCCACCGTCC GTCTGTGCCTCCCTGACTTCCCCGAGCCTGCAGAGTTAGTCTGGAAGTATCTGGACCTGTCTACCTTCCTCCTTCTTtacctcctgcccctgctgatCATCACGGTCACCTACATGCGCCTGGccaagaagctgtggctgcGCAATGCCATCGGGGACGTCACCATGCAGCAGTATGTCACCCACCTCAGGAACAAGAAGAAGAGCATCAAGATGCTgatgctggtggtggtggtctTTGCAGTCTGCTGGTTCCCCCTGAACTGCTATGTGGTGCTGATCTCCAGTCTGGGCATCAGGACCAAGAACTCGCTCTACTTCGCGCTGCACTGGTTCGCCATGAGCAGCACCTGCTACAACCCCTTCATCTACTGCTGGCTGAACGAGAGCTTCCGCGCGGGGCTGCGCTCCCTGCTCTGCGTCTGCCAGAGGGTGCCACAGCCTCGGGAGCGGGCACTGCCACCCAGGGCCATGTCCTGCCGTGAGGCGTGGCTGGAGCAGGCCAGGTGCAGGAAGGGACTGGCCCCCCAGGCCAGCTGCTCCACCAGGAACCTCCCGATGGCCAACACGGACCTGTGA